Proteins from a single region of Streptococcus oralis:
- a CDS encoding BMP family lipoprotein: protein MNKKQWLGLGLVAVAAVGLAACGNRSSRNAASSSSEMKTKAAIVTDTGGVDDKSFNQSAWEGLQDWGKEHNLSKDKGYTYFQSTSEADYANNLQQAAGSYNLIFGVGFALHNAVEEAAKDHSDLNYVLIDDVIEGQNNVASVRFADNEAAYLAGVAAAKTTKTKQVGFVGGIESEVISRFAAGFKAGVESVDPSIKVQVDYAGSFGDAAKGKTIAAAQYAAGADVVYQAAGGTGAGVFAEAKSLNENKNEDEKVWVIGVDRDQAAEGKYTSKDGKESNFVLVSTLKQVGTTVKDIANKTEKGEFPGGQVIVYSLKDKGVELAVTNLSEEGKKAVEDAKAKILDGSVKVPEK from the coding sequence ATGAACAAGAAACAATGGCTAGGCCTTGGTCTAGTTGCAGTAGCAGCAGTTGGACTTGCTGCATGTGGTAACCGCTCTTCTCGTAACGCAGCTTCATCTTCATCAGAAATGAAGACAAAAGCAGCAATCGTAACAGATACTGGTGGTGTTGATGATAAATCATTTAACCAATCAGCTTGGGAAGGTTTGCAAGACTGGGGTAAAGAACACAATCTTTCTAAAGATAAAGGTTATACTTACTTCCAATCAACAAGTGAAGCAGACTATGCTAACAACTTGCAACAAGCGGCTGGAAGTTACAACCTGATCTTCGGTGTTGGTTTTGCCCTTCACAATGCAGTTGAGGAAGCAGCAAAAGACCACTCTGACCTGAACTATGTCTTGATTGATGATGTGATTGAAGGTCAAAATAATGTTGCGAGCGTAAGATTCGCGGATAACGAAGCAGCTTACCTTGCAGGTGTTGCAGCAGCGAAAACTACGAAAACAAAACAAGTTGGTTTTGTAGGTGGTATCGAATCTGAAGTTATTTCACGTTTTGCAGCTGGATTCAAAGCTGGTGTTGAGTCAGTAGACCCATCTATCAAAGTCCAAGTTGACTACGCTGGTTCATTTGGTGATGCTGCCAAAGGTAAAACAATTGCAGCAGCTCAATATGCTGCCGGTGCAGACGTTGTCTACCAAGCAGCTGGTGGTACAGGTGCTGGTGTCTTTGCTGAAGCAAAATCATTGAACGAAAACAAAAACGAAGACGAAAAAGTTTGGGTTATTGGTGTAGACCGTGACCAAGCAGCAGAAGGTAAATACACTTCTAAAGATGGTAAAGAATCTAACTTCGTTCTTGTATCTACATTGAAACAAGTTGGTACAACTGTAAAAGATATTGCCAACAAAACAGAAAAAGGTGAATTCCCTGGTGGACAAGTGATTGTTTACTCATTGAAAGATAAAGGGGTTGAGCTAGCAGTAACAAACCTTTCAGAAGAAGGTAAAAAAGCTGTTGAAGATGCAAAAGCTAAGATCCTTGACGGAAGCGTAAAAGTTCCTGAAAAATAA
- a CDS encoding ABC transporter ATP-binding protein codes for MAHENVIEMRDITKVFGEFVANDKINLQLRKGEIHALLGENGAGKSTLMNMLAGLLEPTSGEIVVNGQVVKLDSPSKAAGLGIGMVHQHFMLVEAFTVAENIILGSEITKNGVLDIAGATKEIKALSERYGLAVDPAAKVADISVGAQQRVEILKTLYRGADILIFDEPTAVLTPSEIDELMAIMKNLVKEGKSIILITHKLDEIRAVSNRVTVIRRGKSIQTVEIAGATNADLAEMMVGRSVSFKTEKQAPQPKEVVLSIKDLVVNENRGVPAVKNLSLDVRAGEIVGIAGIDGNGQSELIQAITGLRKVESGSVELKGKSIVGMHPRQITELSVGHVPEDRHRDGLILEMMISENIALQTYYKEPLSKNGILNYANITSHAKKLMEEFDVRAASEFVPAAALSGGNQQKAIIAREIDRDPDLLIVSQPTRGLDVGAIEYIHKRLIEERDNGKAVLVVSFELDEILNVSDRIAVIHDGKIQGIVSPETTNKQELGVLMAGGNLGKEKSDV; via the coding sequence ATGGCACACGAAAATGTCATTGAGATGCGGGATATTACCAAGGTGTTTGGTGAATTTGTAGCAAACGACAAAATCAACTTGCAACTGCGAAAAGGTGAAATCCATGCACTTTTAGGAGAAAATGGAGCGGGTAAATCCACTCTGATGAATATGCTGGCAGGACTTCTTGAGCCAACGAGTGGTGAAATTGTGGTGAATGGTCAGGTTGTAAAACTAGACTCACCATCTAAAGCCGCTGGTCTTGGAATTGGGATGGTTCACCAACATTTCATGTTGGTTGAAGCTTTTACAGTAGCTGAGAATATCATTTTAGGGAGTGAAATCACTAAAAATGGTGTTCTAGATATAGCTGGTGCTACTAAAGAAATCAAGGCTCTTTCTGAACGTTATGGTTTGGCAGTGGATCCTGCTGCTAAGGTGGCGGATATTTCCGTTGGTGCCCAACAACGTGTAGAGATCTTGAAAACACTCTATCGTGGTGCTGATATCCTTATCTTTGATGAACCTACAGCTGTATTGACTCCTTCAGAGATTGATGAGTTGATGGCAATCATGAAAAACCTTGTCAAAGAAGGGAAGTCCATTATTTTGATTACCCACAAGTTAGATGAGATTCGTGCGGTATCGAATCGAGTGACGGTTATCCGTCGTGGGAAATCAATCCAGACGGTTGAAATCGCAGGGGCAACCAATGCGGACTTGGCAGAAATGATGGTTGGACGCTCTGTCTCCTTTAAAACGGAAAAACAGGCACCACAACCCAAAGAAGTGGTCTTGTCTATCAAAGACTTGGTTGTCAATGAAAACCGCGGTGTACCAGCTGTGAAAAATCTTTCTTTGGATGTTCGTGCTGGTGAAATCGTCGGTATTGCAGGTATTGATGGCAATGGTCAATCTGAACTCATTCAAGCCATTACAGGCCTTCGCAAGGTTGAGTCAGGTAGTGTTGAATTAAAAGGCAAATCAATCGTAGGGATGCATCCTCGACAAATTACAGAACTCAGCGTGGGGCATGTTCCTGAAGACCGCCACCGGGATGGCTTGATTTTGGAGATGATGATTTCAGAAAATATCGCTCTTCAAACCTACTACAAAGAACCACTCAGCAAAAATGGCATCTTGAACTATGCCAATATCACTTCACATGCCAAGAAATTGATGGAAGAATTTGACGTCCGTGCGGCAAGCGAATTTGTTCCAGCGGCAGCTCTTTCAGGAGGAAATCAACAAAAAGCGATTATCGCTCGTGAGATTGACCGAGATCCTGATCTCCTTATCGTCAGCCAGCCAACTCGTGGTTTGGATGTCGGTGCCATTGAATATATCCACAAACGTTTGATTGAAGAGCGTGATAACGGTAAGGCTGTCCTTGTTGTCAGCTTTGAATTGGATGAGATTTTAAATGTCTCAGACCGAATTGCTGTTATTCACGATGGTAAGATTCAAGGTATTGTATCGCCAGAAACAACTAACAAACAAGAACTTGGTGTCTTGATGGCTGGTGGAAACTTGGGAAAGGAGAAGAGTGATGTCTAA
- a CDS encoding ABC transporter permease, with amino-acid sequence MSKKLQQISVPLISVFLGILLGAIVMWIFGYDAIWGYEELFYTAFGSLRGIGEIFRAMGPLVLIGLGFAVASRAGFFNVGLPGQALAGWILSGWFALSNPDMPRLVLIPLTVIIALIAGGIVGAIPGILRAYLGTSEVIVTIMMNYIVLYVGNAFIHAFPKDIMQSTDSTIRVSANATYQTPWLSELTGNSRMNIGIFFAIIAVGVIWFLLKKTTLGFEIRAVGLNPHASEYAGISAKRTIILSMIISGALAGLGGAVEGLGTFQNVYVQGSSLAIGFNGMAVSLLAGNSPIGILFAAFLFGVLQVGAPGMNAAQVPSELVSIVTASIIFFVSVHYIIERFVKPKKQVKGGK; translated from the coding sequence ATGTCTAAAAAATTACAACAAATTTCGGTTCCCTTGATTTCCGTATTCTTAGGAATCTTGCTCGGAGCCATTGTCATGTGGATCTTCGGCTATGATGCTATCTGGGGTTATGAGGAGTTATTCTATACAGCTTTCGGTAGCCTCCGTGGGATTGGAGAAATTTTCCGTGCCATGGGTCCTCTTGTCTTGATAGGTCTAGGTTTCGCAGTTGCCAGTCGAGCAGGCTTCTTTAACGTCGGACTTCCTGGTCAGGCTTTGGCAGGCTGGATTCTCAGTGGTTGGTTTGCCTTGTCAAATCCAGATATGCCTCGTCTCGTTTTGATTCCATTAACAGTAATTATTGCTTTGATCGCAGGTGGAATTGTTGGTGCGATTCCAGGTATCCTAAGAGCCTATCTCGGTACGTCAGAGGTTATCGTGACCATCATGATGAACTACATTGTATTGTATGTGGGAAATGCCTTTATTCATGCCTTTCCTAAAGATATTATGCAAAGTACAGACTCAACGATTCGTGTTAGTGCCAATGCTACATATCAGACACCATGGTTATCAGAGTTGACTGGAAATTCCCGTATGAATATTGGAATCTTCTTTGCAATCATTGCTGTTGGTGTGATTTGGTTCTTGCTAAAGAAAACGACTCTCGGTTTTGAAATTCGCGCAGTTGGTCTCAATCCCCATGCTTCAGAGTACGCAGGCATCTCTGCAAAACGTACAATCATTCTATCAATGATTATCTCTGGTGCTCTGGCTGGTCTTGGTGGAGCTGTCGAAGGTCTTGGAACTTTCCAAAACGTTTACGTTCAGGGATCATCATTAGCTATCGGATTTAACGGAATGGCAGTTAGTTTGCTTGCTGGAAATTCACCAATTGGAATTCTCTTTGCAGCCTTCTTATTTGGTGTTTTGCAAGTAGGAGCACCGGGTATGAACGCTGCGCAAGTTCCGTCTGAGCTTGTTAGCATTGTAACAGCGTCTATTATCTTCTTTGTCAGCGTTCACTACATTATCGAACGCTTTGTCAAACCTAAAAAACAAGTTAAAGGAGGTAAGTAA
- a CDS encoding ABC transporter permease: MSITTLLTLLVSSMLIYSAPLIFTSIGGVFSERGGVVNVGLEGIMVMGAFSGVVFNLEFAEQLGAATPWISLLVAGIVGAIFSLIHAVATVHFRADHVVSGTVLNLMAPALAVFLVKVLYNKGQTDNLSQTFGRFDFPVLADIPVIGDIFFKSTSLLGYIAIAFSFLAWFILFKTRFGLRLRSVGEHPQAADTLGINVYKMRYLGVVISGFLGGIGGAIYAQSISVNFSVTTIVGPGFIALAAMIFGKWNPIGAMLSSLFFGLSQSLAVIGSQLPFLQGVPAVYLQIAPYVLTILVLAAFFGKAVAPKADGINYIKSK, translated from the coding sequence ATGTCTATTACAACATTACTCACCCTCTTGGTCTCTTCTATGCTGATTTACTCAGCACCACTTATTTTTACGAGTATCGGGGGAGTTTTCTCTGAACGTGGTGGTGTCGTTAACGTTGGTCTTGAAGGAATTATGGTTATGGGAGCCTTTTCTGGGGTTGTCTTTAACCTTGAGTTTGCAGAACAACTTGGAGCGGCGACCCCTTGGATTTCCTTGTTAGTTGCTGGTATCGTGGGAGCTATTTTCTCCCTCATCCATGCCGTCGCTACAGTTCATTTCCGTGCGGACCATGTTGTCAGTGGTACAGTATTGAACTTGATGGCTCCTGCCCTAGCAGTTTTCTTGGTTAAGGTTCTTTATAACAAAGGGCAAACGGATAACTTAAGCCAGACTTTTGGACGTTTTGATTTCCCAGTTTTGGCTGATATCCCTGTGATTGGAGATATCTTCTTCAAGTCTACCAGTCTACTAGGTTATATCGCGATTGCCTTCTCTTTCCTTGCATGGTTTATTCTCTTTAAGACACGCTTTGGTCTTCGCCTTCGCTCTGTTGGTGAACACCCTCAGGCAGCGGATACCTTGGGGATCAATGTCTACAAGATGCGATATTTAGGGGTTGTTATTTCAGGTTTCCTTGGTGGAATTGGGGGAGCGATTTATGCTCAATCAATCTCAGTTAACTTCTCAGTGACAACTATTGTCGGTCCTGGATTTATCGCCCTTGCTGCAATGATCTTTGGTAAATGGAACCCAATCGGTGCTATGCTTTCTAGTCTCTTCTTTGGGCTTTCACAAAGTTTGGCAGTTATCGGTTCTCAATTACCTTTCCTCCAAGGAGTGCCAGCGGTTTACCTTCAAATCGCACCTTATGTCTTGACCATCCTTGTCTTGGCAGCCTTTTTTGGAAAAGCAGTTGCACCTAAGGCAGACGGTATCAACTACATCAAGTCAAAATAA
- the plsY gene encoding glycerol-3-phosphate 1-O-acyltransferase PlsY has product MMTFVLLILAYLLGSIPSGLWIGQIFFQTNLREHGSGNTGTTNTFRILGKKAGMATFVIDFFKGTLATLLPILFHLQGVSPLVFGLLAVIGHTFPIFAGFKGGKAVATSAGVIFGFAPVFCLYLAIVFFGSLYLGSMISLSSVSASIAAVIGVLLFPLFGFILNSYDPLFILIILALASLIIIRHKDNITRIKDKTENLVPWGLNLTHQNPNK; this is encoded by the coding sequence ATGATGACTTTTGTATTATTAATTTTAGCTTATCTGCTAGGTTCAATTCCGTCTGGTCTTTGGATTGGACAAATCTTCTTTCAAACAAATCTGCGTGAACATGGTTCTGGAAACACCGGAACAACCAATACTTTTCGAATTTTAGGTAAGAAAGCGGGTATGGCAACCTTTGTGATTGACTTCTTTAAAGGAACCTTGGCCACTCTCCTTCCAATCCTTTTCCACCTTCAAGGTGTATCACCTCTTGTATTTGGTCTTTTGGCTGTCATTGGACATACTTTCCCTATCTTTGCAGGATTTAAAGGGGGCAAAGCTGTCGCAACCAGTGCTGGAGTGATTTTCGGATTTGCGCCTGTTTTCTGTCTCTATCTAGCAATCGTATTCTTTGGAAGCCTCTATCTAGGTAGTATGATTTCACTGTCTAGCGTTTCTGCTTCTATCGCAGCCGTTATCGGAGTTCTCCTATTTCCGCTATTTGGATTTATCCTAAACAGCTATGACCCTCTCTTCATTTTGATTATCCTAGCACTTGCTAGCTTAATTATCATTCGTCACAAGGATAATATCACACGTATCAAAGATAAAACTGAAAATCTTGTCCCTTGGGGATTGAACCTAACCCACCAAAATCCTAACAAATAA
- the parE gene encoding DNA topoisomerase IV subunit B, giving the protein MSKKEININNYNDDAIQVLEGLDAVRKRPGMYIGSTDGAGLHHLVWEIVDNAVDEALSGFGDRIDVTINKDGSLTVEDHGRGMPTGMHAMGIPTVEVIFTILHAGGKFGQGGYKTSGGLHGVGSSVVNALSSWLEVEITRDGTVYKQRFENGGKPVTTLKKIGTAPKSKTGTKVTFMPDATIFSTTDFKYNTISERLNESAFLLKNVTLSLTDKRTDEAIEFHYENGVQDFVSYLNEDKETLTPVLYFEGEDNGFQVEVALQYNDGFSDNILSFVNNVRTKDGGTHETGLKSAITKVMNDYARKTGLLKEKDKNLEGSDYREGLAAVLSILVPEEHLQFEGQTKDKLGSPLARPVVDGIVADKLTFFLMENGELASNLIRKAIKARDAREAARKARDESRNGKKNKKDKGLLSGKLTPAQSKNPAKNELYLVEGDSAGGSAKQGRDRKFQAILPLRGKVINTAKAKMADILKNEEINTMIYTIGAGVGADFSIEDANYDKIIIMTDADTDGAHIQTLLLTFFYRYMRPLVEAGHVYIALPPLYKMSKGKGKKEEVAYAWTDGELEELRKQFGKGATLQRYKGLGEMNAYQLWETTMNPETRTLIRVTIEDLARAERRVNVLMGDKVEPRRKWIEDNVKFTLEEATVF; this is encoded by the coding sequence GTGTCAAAAAAGGAAATCAATATTAATAACTACAATGATGATGCCATTCAGGTGCTAGAAGGGTTGGATGCGGTCCGTAAACGTCCGGGGATGTATATTGGATCGACTGACGGTGCTGGTCTCCATCACCTAGTCTGGGAAATTGTGGACAATGCAGTCGATGAGGCCTTGTCTGGATTTGGTGACCGCATTGATGTGACTATCAATAAAGACGGAAGTTTAACAGTAGAGGATCACGGTCGAGGGATGCCGACTGGGATGCACGCCATGGGAATTCCAACTGTTGAGGTTATCTTTACCATTCTCCACGCTGGAGGAAAATTCGGTCAAGGTGGCTATAAGACATCTGGAGGTCTCCACGGGGTGGGTTCTTCGGTCGTTAATGCACTCTCAAGTTGGTTGGAAGTTGAAATTACTCGTGACGGTACAGTCTACAAGCAACGTTTTGAAAATGGCGGAAAACCTGTTACGACCTTGAAGAAAATTGGTACAGCACCCAAGTCTAAGACAGGTACCAAAGTCACCTTCATGCCTGACGCGACGATCTTTTCTACGACTGACTTCAAGTACAATACCATTTCAGAACGTCTCAATGAGTCAGCCTTTCTCTTAAAAAATGTGACCTTGTCTTTGACAGATAAGCGAACAGATGAAGCAATCGAATTCCATTATGAGAACGGGGTACAAGACTTTGTTTCCTACCTCAATGAAGACAAGGAAACCTTGACGCCAGTCCTATACTTTGAAGGCGAAGACAATGGTTTCCAAGTGGAAGTTGCCCTCCAGTACAATGATGGATTTTCAGATAACATTCTGTCCTTTGTCAATAACGTTCGTACTAAGGACGGTGGAACGCATGAGACAGGACTCAAGTCTGCCATTACCAAGGTCATGAATGACTACGCTCGTAAGACGGGACTTCTCAAGGAAAAAGATAAAAACCTTGAAGGGTCAGACTACCGCGAGGGACTAGCAGCCGTTCTATCAATTCTCGTTCCAGAAGAACACTTGCAGTTTGAAGGGCAGACTAAGGATAAACTGGGGAGTCCGCTAGCTCGTCCGGTTGTGGATGGAATTGTGGCTGATAAGTTGACCTTCTTCCTTATGGAAAATGGTGAACTGGCTTCCAATCTCATTCGCAAGGCTATCAAGGCGCGTGATGCTCGTGAAGCAGCACGAAAGGCGCGTGATGAGAGCCGAAATGGTAAGAAAAATAAGAAAGACAAGGGCTTGTTGTCTGGAAAATTAACTCCAGCTCAGTCTAAAAACCCTGCAAAAAATGAACTCTATCTGGTCGAGGGGGATTCTGCCGGTGGTTCTGCCAAGCAAGGCCGTGACCGTAAGTTCCAGGCCATCTTGCCCCTTCGAGGTAAGGTTATCAATACAGCCAAGGCCAAGATGGCGGATATCCTCAAAAATGAAGAAATCAACACCATGATTTATACCATCGGTGCGGGTGTGGGCGCAGACTTCTCTATTGAAGATGCCAACTATGACAAGATCATTATCATGACCGATGCAGATACCGACGGTGCCCATATTCAAACTCTTCTTTTAACATTCTTCTACCGTTACATGCGTCCACTAGTTGAGGCAGGACATGTCTATATCGCCCTTCCGCCTCTTTATAAGATGTCCAAAGGCAAAGGCAAGAAAGAAGAAGTGGCCTATGCTTGGACGGATGGAGAGCTAGAAGAACTCCGTAAGCAATTTGGCAAAGGAGCCACTCTCCAACGCTACAAAGGTCTTGGTGAGATGAATGCGTATCAACTCTGGGAAACAACGATGAATCCAGAAACCCGCACTCTTATCCGTGTCACAATCGAAGACCTAGCCCGCGCTGAACGCCGTGTCAATGTCCTCATGGGAGACAAGGTTGAACCACGCCGCAAGTGGATTGAAGACAATGTCAAGTTTACGCTGGAAGAAGCGACAGTGTTTTAA